GCACCAGGGATcccccacaggctctgcagctgatcccagcccaaaatcaccaggcaggagccagacagggagcagcacagcaaacatgATCCAGCCTTTGCCATCCCTGCTCAGGCCAGACAGAGAAATGCTCAGggcacaaaagcagctctccCATTGCCAGAGTCTGCTTTGCCTGATGCACAATtgggcagcagaggtgctgctgaaagcacCAACATTTGTGTGCATTGCCAGGCAggtcagcagcaggagcagagagggggagCAGGAAAGGGGGATGGCATTCAGGGAGACAGGGCCTGCAGGAGACACTTGGGTTGGACATCCAGCAGCTCCTAAAAACCACATGGAATTGCACTGAGATCAAAGGCTGGCAATGGAGGGGCCTtggcaaagcagcacaggcacattgtccatcctgctccctgcagggctggctacCAGAGGCAttgttcctcctgtccctgccctgcctcacactgctctgctctggcagcacagaggcatcacttctgccctgtgcagcaggaatgcagagctgagccagcacTGCTTCCAAAGGAGGTGCAAATGCAAACCCTCCATGGGCTCCAGAGCTCTgacatggcagaggggttgtttgttttccttctgaacaaAATCCTCACACAGTTCCTTTTCTGTCCCCTTAACAGTCAATCCCACAGGCTCCTGGCAACTCCCTTTGGAATGACAGAGGATTGCATACCTGGAGCCCCTCCCTGGCTGGGGGGTGACATTGTTGAATTCTTTTGGATGGTGGGGAACAGTAATGTTGAGTCCTGTTGGCTGGTGGAGCTCAGGATTGTTGAGTCTGTTTGGCTGGTTGGGTACCACGTTGTTGATTCCTGTTGACTGTTTGCAACTGGACCATCTGGAAATAAGAACACAATTTCTACTTGCAAGGAAAGACTACTATACCATGAACTGTCAGAGCTCTTCTGGACCTCTCTGACCCCCCATTTCCCTACACAGAATGCCAACTCTGCCTGTTTGCTCATGATGCTGCTATAAACATTATAAAATCGTCAGGTCAGGTTCCACTGAGAAAAGGTTCATTTACACAAGTTGTATCTTAATAATGGTTTAGTTTCTCGAGTTCCATCTGCATGGAAGGttccttttctatttatatttctgGTCACCAAGGCCATACTGAACCCACACAGAACTGTAACTAAAGCCAGACCTGGATTCAAGTCTAAGGACTCCTCTCTCATGGTAAAGTTAAAGCTGCATTAAATGCTAATTAAACGTGGTTACTTTGTGCTGGTTTAGAagttgattttaatttctcccaTCCCCTGGTGTCTGACACTTTATAAATGTCAGGGCAACGTCACATGTCAACCCTGAACTCTTTGTCATGAACAAGAACAATGAATTTCCTCCCCAGCTCTATTTCATAAGTTCCAAGGGCCAAGGCTTTGCCATGTCTTCCCCATGTGCTTCTCTGAGCAGGGTGCAAACTCTGGCACTTGAGGGTGATTGGTTGTGGAAACTTCTTAAGTTTTCTCTGCTATCAAAggatggaaagaagaaatgacacctgaaatttaaaattgatGCCTTGAAGACATTCAGAGGAATTAtcaattggatttttttttctggtggcgataagaatattttttcatgaaaatattatttatctcTTTATGTCAATTAAAAATTGTTATGAACTCAGTGCAGATACTGAGGAGaatgtttttgttaaaataagCTGCAAATACATTCCTTTCAGTTCTGATTTCAATTCTTCTTTCAAGTGAGCATTAATTCATAACTTCTGTAAGATTTTTCGTGTCACATCATGGCATCATGAGACAACATCATCACCTTGAAATACCCTCAAGAATGGCAATCACAAGACCAACAGGCATTATTTGATCTTGACTGGTTTCCTCAAACATTGGTATCATAAATTCCTCGGTGTCTGCACATTGTCGTTTTCTCTTTTGACACACCATTCATCCTTTTGGAATTTTGAACATTCAAACCCCTTGGCTTTTTTGCAGATTTCCCCCTACAGCCATGGGTGGCTAAAAGCTGCTGTCCTTGACCTTCCCACCAgacttctgctcctcctggcttGGGATGTCATGGCCTGGCCACGAGGCAGTGGCAGAGAGACACAAATGAATTTCCAGGCTTCCATTTTCAGCAGGGCTTACCTGGGACTGTCCAAGACAGAGtgagggccagcacagccagaaccaGGACAACAACCAGCACAGCAATGTGTGCTCTGGAACAAGGCCTTCTacctgcagagggacagaaaaagaaaggtgtgGGCAACAGCTGGACAGAAGAACCTTCCCTCTGCATTCCAAGCTGCCCTTTTCAGGCTCACACTGGGACTCTGGAGATTTCCAGATTTCCATGCTGGAGCCTGGCTCAATGTCCTGGTGCTTCCCCACTGGCtctggagccctgtgctcagggagctgaaCAGATCCCAACCTAACAATGGATTCAGGAGAGGTGAAAAGCTGGAGAGTCATCATTCAGGAAGGGGGATTGGTCCAGTCTGTTTCAGGAAGCACAGAAGGTGCTCCAGATGCAAAGATTTCAGTGGGAATAGTTCAGGCTAAAGAAGCCCTTGGCTTTGCAGGTTTGTCATTCCTGCAGGATTAAATCTTTCCTagagcaggaggtggcagctGTGAGGACATTGTGCTGGCAATAACTGGGGGAGGACACATGCTATGTGtcagcagcaattcccagctgAAGATGGCAGATTCCTTTGGCTTTGGTGCCCAGGGCAGATGGAatgtggcaggagcagtgccatgCCCAGCCTGATGTGCTGGTGAGCCCCAGACTcagggggagccagcagtgccctggcagcccagagGGCAAAGCCTGTCCTGGCCATCAAacacagcctcagcagcccctgggagaggggatcatcctgctgtgctcaggatcCCCTCTATGGGatctcctggagccccagggGCACCTCTGGGCCTCTTGGCATTGGACACCAGCTGGAAACAATCCCCATAAAGCCactggctcctgcccctgcatggcagagagcagaagggagatgggcaaggggaaaagtgggaaaactcctgggctgggataaagacagtttactagaaaaagagaaacctgcatgcaagcaaagcaaagcagggaattcattccccacttcccatgggcaggcagggttCCAGGCaggcccaggagagcagggctccagcacaagtggcagtgacttgggaagactGAATTGACTGGAAAACTGCCAGGCTGTGTCACTGAGGTGACTCTGGCACTCAGTATTTTGTCTGGATGGGAGTAAGATGCACCATCCATCACAGCTGGGTGCTATTTAAAGAGCACTGGCTTGTGACCTGGAAGGCTCCTCTGGGATCCCTGATGCCAACACATTGCATTTTCATTCTATCTGGTGAAATTCAAGGGCACTAATTAGACTGAGTTTAACAGTAGGGAAACATTTAGGActcatgaaaattaattcaaatctAAATATCAATGAATATTCATGCTCCAAACCTGTCTCCCAGATCCAAGGGAATTGGTTGGTATTCTCTCCCAGTGAAGCTGCACTGAGAACATTTTCTTGGTCACCCAAGATTTTTGGTGTCATTTGGtatcagaaatgttttctgcagagTTTTTTGTGTAAGGCCATTAGTGTCATTGAGTTTCTAAACTTAATTTGCATTATTCACTCAGAATCTGGGATTGATCATGGAAGGGTCTCAAGTTTGGTCAACTATCAAAGGATGGAAAGTAACAAACATAATcatctgaaatttcaaaatgattccttgaaaattttcaaaagaagtaccacactgctctgattttgatttctttttttttttaaattgtttttaatagAGATGGTGATGTTTACTTTCTCTAAAATATCATGTGTTGTTATAAAGTGAGTATGCATATAGAAATTGAGCACGAGGCTTTGATTTGAAGAAGGTGACAACAACTCCATTTAAATTGTCACCTTGAAATTTGCTGTCTTTATCAAGTTAACTTTtattcttaattattttaagattGAAATATTCACCCATAtcccatttaaaaatgcaataggcattatctgattttgtttctttcaaacatttccataataaatttttcagtgtttgaacATTGTCAGTTTTCTATcaagttttgtcttttctttggttttgtttttttttttttaatatagccCTTCAAACATTGATTCTCTGATACATTTCCTCTTACAGCCATGGTTGGCTGAAAACTGCCATCCTTTACCTCCCAACCAAACCTCTGTTCCTCCTGGCCTTGGATGCCATGGCCTGCACCTCAGTCAGTGGGACAGAGACACAAATTAATTGTTGTTATTACATTTAGAGCACTTACATGGGAGcatctgaaacacagcagtgaggaggagcaggattaTCTCAGTAACCAGGACAGCAACTCGTGTTGTGGAACAGCAGCTTTTGCctagagagagacagaaaaaaggaaagattagGGGAGCAGCTGCAATAaagccccttccctctgcatcccaaGGTGCCTTTTCAGGCTCCCACTGGCAATCTGGAGCcttccagctttccctgctggagccaggctcaatgtcctgctgcttccccactggccctggagccctgtgctcagggaactgaacagatcccagcccagcaatgGTTTGAGGAGAGGTGAAAAGCAGGAGAgtcctcccagcctggattgcacaaggacacacagagggtgggtgggtgagAGAGGGGCTGCCtgaaggggagggggctcagtAAAGGGGAGCTGAAAAGGGCTGCTCTGAGAGATTGGCATCCAGGCAGGATGGGTGGCTCTGCAGGAAACATTCAGCAGAGAAGGGCATGGGAGGGAAGATGAATTAATCCCTTGTGCCAGGATTGACTGAGTAAGAACTGGGCAGATCTGTCAGTTCAAGGCAGCTCCTTGTGAGAGCCTCAAGAACTGTAAGATGTATGGCCTAAATAGAACATGGATATACTGACAAATCCCAAGGGATATCTGCTGGGAGATAATGCTAATGCTGTTTTTTCACCCCACTCTTAGAGCTCTCTTTCCATCCAGGCACTAGCAGGTAACAGATCTGATGTGAATTcacaacaagaaaataaaaagaaagttctAGAGGATCTCTGGGaacatcagctctgctgtcctgagcACACATCAGCAGAGTGGTTCAGGTTTGAATTGAACTTTTCACCTGCCCATGTCCAACTCCCTGATCAGGTGTTGGCCAGAGCAGGATGTCCAAGACCACAAAATAAGACACAGAATGCTCCATATTTATGTAACGCTCAAAACCATCCAGGAATCAAGCACTGGGCCCCCTTGGTTCAATCTCcacacagagaaaagattttctgtcagtttaaatGAATTCTGCTGGCTTGTGGAATTAACATCAGTGATGTTCAATTTGTGAACACTGCATTGGATTCACTGTCAAAGTAAAAAGAGCCAATTAGAACAAGAATAGAGATGGTAAAGGGATGCCATGAGAAAAGAGAGGTCAGAGAGGCAATTGCAGCCACACAAatgcctgtgtgctcctgctcagAATTGGCACCAGAGCACCAGGGATcccccacaggctctgcagctgatcccagcccaaaatcaccaggcaggagccagacagggagcagcacagcaaacatgACCCAGCCTTTGCCATCCTTGCTCAGGCCAGACAGAGAAATGCTCAGggcacaaaagcagctctccCATTGCCAGAGTCTGCTTTGCCTGATGCACAATtgggcagcagaggtgctgctgaaagcacCAACATTTGTGTGCattgccaggcagggcagcagcaggagcagagagggggagCAGGAAAGGGGGATGGCATTCAGGGAGACAGGGCCTGCAGGAGACACTTGGGTTGGAGATCCAGCAGCTCCTAAAAACCACATGGAATTGCACTGAGATCAAAGGCTGGCAATGGAGGGGCCTtggcaaagcagcacaggcacattgGATTGCCTACCTGGAGCCTCTCCATGGCTGGGGGGTGACTTTGTTGAGTCCTCTTGGCTGGTGGGGGACAGTGGTGCTGAGACATTTTGGCTGGGGGAGCTCAATGCTGTGGAGTCCTGTTGGCTGCCTGCTGTTGGACCACCCAGAAATCAGAATACAGATTGTACTTGCAAGGAATGACCCCTGTGGCACACAgtgtcagagctctgctgcacctCTTGGGCTCCCCCATCACCCAACACAAAATGCCAACTCCCCTCTTTGCTCATTCCCTGCAaacagcccccagagctgcagcacacaccaaGGTGTGGCCTTGGTTCCAAAGGGCCAAACTCTGGAACTGAGCCAGAACTGCTGCAGCCCTTCTCAGAGCAGAAGTGGAtgtgagcacagcacacacagatccaCAGCAATGAGAGACAAATGACATCACTGCACATTTTGTGCTCTATTCAATGCAGCTAATTCCACCTCCTTAGGTTGTCCTATTtgtttattctttgtttttaatttgccCTGTCTCTGGTATTGCCCATTTGACACACATCAGAGCACTATCAGATATGTTCCCTGTACTCTTTGCCTTGAAATACAAAAAGCAATTACCCCACCTAAGCCTGTGTTTTACACCAAACACATTAAAGGTTTTGACAATTGTTCACCACTTCTGAGAAGCTGGGAGACTCTGGGATGTGAGTGGGGTTGGTTGTGGAAACCTTTCAGACTGACTCAATTGTCAAAATATGGAATGAGACAACAAGCAATATCTGACATTTAAAACTTATCCCTTGACAACTTTCAACGAATATACCACATGGCTCTAATATGTATAATGTTTTTCATGgagatataaatattttctttctgtggaatGAATGCATCTTTCTAGGTAGCTCAGATATTGTTATGAGATCAGTGATATCCATTCAGACACTGAGCACAAGGCCTTTTTTTCCGAAAGGTGACAAAACATCCTTTAAGGTGTAACTTTGCCATCTCTCTCAAATGAGcttttattcagaattatttttagagATTTGGTATCACACCTGGGTGCCATGATACAATATCATCAACTCAAAATATTCTCAAGGATTACAATCACATTAAGGAGAAGCAATATCTGATCTTGActtgtttctttaaaacatttccatCGCCAGTTCTGCAGTGTTTGAACATTGCCAGGTTTCAActgggttttggatttttatctgatggattttaaaactttcaaaccacttccctttttttttttttgttttttacacaTTTCCTCTTCCAGCAATGGTTGGCTAAAAACTGCTGTCCTTTGCCTTCACACCACACTTCCACTGCCCTGGCTTTGGATGTCCTGGCCTGCACCTCAGTCAgtggcacagacacacaaattCCTGGCCAGGGTTACATTTTTAGCAGGACTTACCCCTGAGTGTCACATACAGGGCTATGACCACTACGAGGATCatcacagccaggacagcagccagtgcagcaACTCTGGaactcagagctctggagcaATGGCTTTtacctggagaggagcagaaacacagatctgggcagcagctgcaataaagccccttccctctgcatcccaaGGTGCCTTTTCAGGCTCCCACTGGCAATCTGGAGCcttccagctttccctgctggagccaggctcaatgtcctgctgcttccccactggccctggagccctgtgctcagggaactgaacagatcccagcccagcaatgGATTGAGGAGAGGTGAAAAGCAGGAGAgtcctcccagcctggattgcacaaggacacacagagggtgggtgggtgagAGAGGGGCTGCCtgaaggggagggggctcagtAAAGGGGAGCTaaacagggctgctctgagagaTTGGCATCCAGGAAGGAAACCAGCTCTTTTCTGGAAGGTAGGGATAAGTATTGGATAAGATTTGTGCACCAAATAAGAAAGCAGCTGGCAGCCATTTCCTAGAAAGGCACAAGAGGAGatacataaaaatgttattgaaactgtataaaaacttgaaattatAAGAAAAGTGAACCTTCCAATCAGGTGACATCTACTGTGGTTCCCTGTCAAGTTAACTGTGAATTCACTTGTTGAAAGGGGTGATAAAACCCTGTTTCCTGGGGTGTTCATAACTCCACACATCTGAAAAGCCATGCAGAGGGTTCACAATTGCAGCAGGGAGAATTACTGGATATCAAGGAGTAATTTCTGTCAGAGTGAAAGGAggaatagaaagaaagaaaaatgaaaaatcaaatacagGAACCCATTGTATGAAACCAGATTTTTGAGAGGTATTTTTATGAAGACATTACAAAATCAGTGCAAACATTTATGCAATAATATTAAACTCAGTAAAAAACTCagtaaaaaaagataaatcctCGGTTAGAATTTTGCAAAGTGTTTGACCCTAAATCAGACTAAACCTGTCCATGAACCATTTCACACCTGTGCATTACACCAGCAGTTGgtacagccagagcagcaggaggagccctCAGGCAatgcctgctgtgctcagggagcaggaacagctgtgCACCAGATGCTGCAAActccagcaacagcagccaCTCCATCCTCAGCACTTTGCTGCAGGAATCTCAGTctgctgggggacaccaggcCTGGGGCAGGAGCAATGGATGCTCAGCTCTGGAATTGTCTCCAAAATGGATAAAAACTGCTCCTCATATCACACCAGAGACACTACCTCACACTTGCACCTTAGCAAGAGAAAAGTAGATCTGATAACAACTTGTCTTTGTAAATATAAACAACCCTATCTGGACACTGCACCTGCAGTTTTCCAGCACTGGCCCTCATGCTTCCCTTGTGCTCCAAGGAACTCTCTCAACAGATGTGGGAGTGAGAAACTGGAGAATGCAAAGAACgctcagtgctcagcactggaCCTACCTTGGACATCAGGGACCGTCTGGATTCTGGGTCTGGTTGGTTCAGGCAAGTTCAAGTCAGAGTTCATGACATTTTCTGCCATTCTTGTTCCCCTCTGTTCTCTCCTCCTTCAGCTGTTCTGAGAgtggtgctctgggctgggtacAACTCAGAGCTCCCTCCTCTTTCTAAACTTCAGCAGGAAGTTCTTGACTCTTCCAGTCACGCATAAACttataaagaaaagagaagtctATTTCTACTTCATCTTTTGATGGTACAGGGTTTTATGTCAGTAATGTGAGAAAACATAAGCTCATGATCTCCCTGAAGTTTTGGGAAGTGGTTCTGGCATTGGAAGTGTCTTGAGTTCCCACAGCTTCACACAACCACACAAAAGCACTGCTTTGTGtttaggaaagaaaagctttattcCATGCAATGGAAAGGAGATGAACTGTACAGGGGCCCAGCACTCAGCCCAGGCAGTTGAGTGGAGCTCTCTGGGGCACCCAGAGCACATCAATAGatctgccctgtcctgtgctcaATCTCCAACGAAAAGAGGGCAGAGCACGGTGTGGCCATTCCCTGGGGGTCACTCTCACACTTCTCACCAGCTCCTTCACAGCTCACTGTGCCTTTCATTGTTCTGTTTTCTACCCATCTAAGCCACTGTTGGGAGTCTGTTTTTCATGCCTCCTTAATCTCAGCTAGAGTCTCTCCTGTGCTTCTTCGCAGCTGATAcagatttaccaaaatatgagtattggtctaataccgatactcaactgtgacggacaaaagactctctaacaatttaaagttagaaagggtgtGTTTAttcagctctgggcagcagtATTGAGTAGCCCCTAATATGTCTGGTTGTTTGGATGCATTTCAAAGtggcaaatgctttgttttgtgttcaggCATATATTTTGTCATATTCTAAATTCCATCACATATATATCCCAACTGTTTTCTCATAGAACAGGGCTCTAGGTTAATGGTTTGCCACTTTCCCTCAATTCCTCATGCCCTGAACATTCTATGTTCAGAAGCATACAATACAGTCTCTTCATGATTTAGTCTTAGAGCGACTATTGGACGTATCAAGTTCACAGATGCATTGTGTATAGTTAAATCAAAGTCTGCTATCATATTTGTTACAGGGTCATAAGTAAAATTGACCAAGACCTACCAAGATTGAAgctcttttttcatttcagaggcaTTATCCCAAACAATTTTGTAAATTTTATCAGGGAATGCTCTTTTCTTACCTTCCTTGATAACTGTGGCAGCAAATGACTGCATCCACATTTGTGCTTGAGTATGTTTAAGAGCTAGAGAAATGTTCACACTAGCTGTGCTTAGTGCTTTAATTATTACTTCTTGGTCTCACTCTCCTATATTTTCCTATTCTGGTaatattttggttaattttaataattgttaCTTAATGCTAACAAAAAGGATTgcaaataatataatataacactatattatatataatatatataatataaccAAATCACTTTGTCACAGTCAGTTTGTTCATTAACACTTTTGAATCTATTGTATTTAAAACTCTCCATTTCATTCTTAATATCTCAGtgaaatctctgtttttcttaaaactagAGGGCCTACAGCTTTGAAGACAAGCAGTCTAATCCATAAAAAGACTTTTGAGAAATGGGGCACATTCTGGCCAAATGGCAGAAGCACTTACTTGCACTCTCATTTCTGGttcaatttttgttctttttcttttgaaataattggAGTTTACATTGTTACAGTCCTCTTTGACACTGGTGGAGTtgtttggctttgatttgtGAAACTCAATTCAGTGATGTTAAAATCAACATTAAACCCTTCTGCTGCTTACCCCATGATTTTAAGTCTAAATTTATGACACGTGGTCAAGCATTTGTCACAGCATCTAGGACCAACTTGGATGAGTCCCATAGGTGGATGGTGAGCTCATGGAACCCATTTTTTTATGAATGCAAATTCACATATcttaaacatttttcctttcccacatACTTGCATTTGTGACCCTTAACATTCTGCTAAAAGCCCTAGGAGAGTAGGGCTTGCAGTTATAGCAATGAGCACAAGGGTCACAGCTGTTCACATTATGTCCATGACAACTGTAAATCCATTACTTGCTGTTCCTGGTGAATTTCAGCTTCAGGTCTCTGTCACCTGGTGCAATCTTCTAAATTTCTTCAGGAGCTTTCTTCACCCAGGAGTGATGGATCCaagctttctgttctttcatctTGActgctgtgaaggtggtgaggagTACCTGGAATAGTCCTTTCCACTGTGGTTCTAAAGTTTTCTCTGTAAAAGACTTAACATATAGTTAATCCCCAGGTTGTACATCATGAACTGGCCCAGCTAATTATCTGCTTTGGACCCCAGGCACATAGTTTCCAATTTCTTTGTTGTTTATTTAGGGCCACTATATATTTGTCTAgagttttttcctctgcttgaaTGGGTGTTATTCCTTCTTGGACTGCCATATAATATTTCAAAAGGGcttaatttgctttttgttcttggttttgttctAATCAGTACTAATGCCAGTGGAAGAGCCTGAGGCCAAGGCAAATTTGCCTCTTGCCCCAGCCTAACAATTTATTGTTTGATTAAATGGTTCATTTTTTCTACTTGGTCACTGGATTGACGGTGACACAGAGTATGCAATTCCCAATCTATTCTGACGTGGCGACTAATTTGCTGTACAATTTTCGAGATAAAATGTGGATCTCTATCAGAAGATATAGTGACTGGGACTCCAAAATGTGGTATTATTTCTTGTAACAATGCCTTGGTCACTTCCCGTGCCTTACCTGTCTGGGTAGGGAAGGCTGCTGGCCATCCTGAAAGGGTATTTGTTAACACTAACAGGTAGCATTACCGCCCTTTCCTGGGCAATTTCGTAAAATCAATTTGCCATTGCTGCCCAGGACCGCAACCTTTCCCAATTTGTCCAACTTGAGACTTTGGAAAGTTTTTAGGATTAGTTTGGAGGCAAAAGCCACACTGACGAGATACTTGTGCTACTGTGCCTTATAATTTTCTAGCTAGAATtctatcttttaaataattgcataGGGCATCTATCTCCTAATGTGTTTTCTCATATTCTTTTAGCATTAATGGCCACAACAAGTAGAAAGGTactacaattttcctttttttgttacAGCTCACCCCTCCTGGTTATAAATGGCTTCCTTTTTCTTAATAAGTTTCTTACCTTCAATAGAGATCTTTCCATTTGGTATTAATGCTGACTTGACCATTTCATTGGGTATCTCACCTTTGGCAGCATCTTTTGCCTCTCTGTCCACCAGCATATTGCCTTCTTCCAATTCTGAGCTCACTTTTTGGTGTGCCTTGATGTGCGTAACAGCTACCTTTTCAGGTAATTGAACTGCATCTAATAGTTGTAGTATTTCTTGTagtatttctttaatatttttcccttgtgagTTCAGcagtcttttcttttcttcctcaaaaagTTTTGGTTGCATGGACCACTCTAAATGCATACCTTGAGTCTATATAAatgttgatttattttcctttgccaGCTCTAAGGCCCGGGTttggtacagtaatttcacaattataagccgcacctgattataagccgcacgttacaatacagagtgtgataaaaggtatctgttctatcaccatctgttgagggtgggggcagtgatccttatctccatgggagatatcctgctaatgggccatccattgaaaccaggcagggcattgttctttatcttttcacaacccatccttcctccagccagtcattttctgctgatggtcattgagtcccactgtgggactgataaaattactgcatcccattggaagttgctccagccagggggaagagtccaacatttcttaccaagataaaaacagaggttttgggacactaagggagcccctttctccactggactccagaggaaaaccggatttctccacatcaccactggacctccggagggaaactgcaccttgtacaggagcactgctccaactgagccacatgtgtcactgcaggaggatgcagccaccatttaatgggactgctgccaacaccctgcctgacgggtgtcaggttgtactctgactgtgtcaaggtttggagtttgtttctttgtagtactgtatttctattttaacttccctagaaaagaactgttattcctaattcccatattcctgaaagccccttgatttcaaaattataataatttggagggagggggattacattctccatttcaaagagaagctcctgcctttctcaacagacacctgtcctccaaactaaaacagcaactttttgttctttgtccatatataagccgcacctgatcataagccgcactttgggttcagaccaaaattttagtcaaaatggtgcggcttataattgtgaaattactgtaattatttcagctttttgcaCAGAGGTGTTTGTTGGCAATGGTCTGCATGTGATAACCACATACCCAGCGTGTCCTTTTCTACTGATGATCAGTGAACCAGCTCTCAACATCTTCAAGAGGGGTGTTCATCAGATCCAGGAGACTGGATTAGGTG
This genomic interval from Catharus ustulatus isolate bCatUst1 chromosome 4, bCatUst1.pri.v2, whole genome shotgun sequence contains the following:
- the LOC116995630 gene encoding uncharacterized protein LOC116995630 translates to MAENVMNSDLNLPEPTRPRIQTVPDVQGKSHCSRALSSRVAALAAVLAVMILVVVIALYVTLRGSQQDSTALSSPSQNVSAPLSPTSQEDSTKSPPSHGEAPGKSCCSTTRVAVLVTEIILLLLTAVFQMLPCRRPCSRAHIAVLVVVLVLAVLALTLSWTVPDGPVANSQQESTTWYPTSQTDSTILSSTSQQDSTLLFPTIQKNSTMSPPSQGGAPGCPPAWKKHGRKCYFFSPVQKKKDWNSSRAECAALGSDLVIIESREELNYLHTQSRYGFYLLGLRYSPEEHKWKWINNVEHNPAM